A genomic region of Desulfobacterales bacterium contains the following coding sequences:
- a CDS encoding phosphopantetheine-binding protein: MNKLLNELKVKIIEVLNLMDVSPDDISDDGQLVGGNLDIDSIDVLELVIMIEKDYGVKIDNRELGAKVFASIRTLAEYVHKNSKVVTA; encoded by the coding sequence ATGAACAAGTTGCTGAATGAGCTGAAAGTCAAAATTATTGAGGTGCTGAACCTGATGGATGTGAGCCCGGATGATATCTCCGATGACGGTCAGCTGGTGGGTGGAAATCTCGACATTGATTCCATCGATGTTTTAGAGCTGGTTATCATGATTGAAAAGGACTACGGCGTAAAAATCGATAACAGGGAGCTGGGGGCAAAAGTGTTTGCATCCATTCGGACCCTGGCGGAATATGTTCATAAAAACTCGAAAGTGGTCACCGCGTGA
- a CDS encoding lipid biosynthesis B12-binding/radical SAM protein, which yields MKILLISANTLTDPYPVYPLGLDYVAGAIPDTHEVRIADIHTHNGERLADEIRQFSPDIIGISLRNVDTTDTTNPKGFVGSYRTLTETIRKNSDAVVILGGSGLTIFPDEMMKALDADYGVMGEGERIAGLIEAIENHQDVSGIPGIITREAPGPMPAPWEQNIVRKFNHQTEYLAYYLKNGGMLNLQTKRGCHFNCIYCTYPHIEGRRLRLVDPAAVAETARRLESAGAKYLYMTDAVFNSDGEHNIAVARALKKAGVTIPWGAFFAPLNPPPDYYKILADSGLTHVEFGTESLSDRVLTSYQKPFKVSHVMAAHRAAVDAGLYVAHYLLLGGPGENRESLDKTLQNIDKLDRTVIILFCGVRIYPHTPLFRIAVKEGQIFETDSLLEPVFYHAAGIGSDEIIGRVSELAQSRPNWLVGAGDPDTAKMITKLYQHGHTGPLWERLI from the coding sequence ATGAAAATACTGCTTATTTCTGCAAATACGTTAACGGACCCCTACCCGGTTTATCCCCTGGGACTGGACTACGTTGCCGGCGCTATACCGGATACCCATGAGGTCCGGATTGCAGATATCCATACGCATAACGGGGAAAGGCTGGCGGATGAGATCCGGCAGTTTTCACCGGATATCATCGGAATTTCTTTGCGAAATGTCGACACAACGGACACCACCAATCCGAAGGGATTTGTCGGGTCTTACCGCACCCTTACAGAGACCATCCGAAAAAATTCAGACGCCGTTGTCATTTTAGGGGGGAGCGGCTTGACGATTTTTCCCGATGAAATGATGAAGGCGCTGGATGCCGATTACGGGGTTATGGGTGAAGGGGAGCGTATCGCCGGGTTGATCGAGGCCATCGAAAACCATCAGGATGTTTCCGGCATTCCGGGTATCATCACCCGGGAAGCCCCCGGACCCATGCCCGCCCCCTGGGAACAAAACATTGTTCGAAAATTCAATCATCAAACCGAGTATCTGGCGTATTACCTTAAGAACGGGGGGATGTTAAACCTGCAGACCAAACGGGGCTGCCACTTCAACTGCATCTATTGCACCTATCCGCATATTGAGGGCCGCCGGTTGCGGCTGGTGGACCCGGCGGCGGTTGCAGAAACCGCCAGGCGCCTGGAATCGGCCGGGGCCAAATACCTGTACATGACCGACGCGGTGTTTAATTCCGACGGCGAGCACAATATCGCAGTTGCCCGAGCGCTTAAAAAGGCCGGCGTGACGATTCCCTGGGGCGCTTTTTTCGCCCCGCTCAACCCGCCGCCGGATTACTATAAGATTTTAGCGGACAGCGGCCTGACCCATGTGGAATTCGGGACCGAGTCCCTTTCGGATCGTGTCTTAACGTCTTATCAAAAGCCGTTTAAGGTCAGCCATGTCATGGCCGCACACCGGGCGGCTGTGGATGCGGGGTTGTATGTGGCCCATTACCTGCTGCTGGGGGGTCCCGGGGAAAATCGGGAAAGCCTTGACAAAACGCTCCAAAATATTGACAAGCTTGACAGGACCGTTATTATACTCTTTTGCGGCGTACGCATCTATCCCCATACGCCATTGTTTAGAATTGCGGTAAAGGAGGGACAGATCTTTGAAACCGACAGCCTGCTGGAACCGGTTTTCTACCATGCGGCGGGGATCGGGTCGGACGAGATCATCGGACGCGTGTCGGAATTGGCCCAGAGCCGTCCCAACTGGCTGGTCGGGGCCGGAGATCCGGACACTGCCAAGATGATAACAAAACTTTACCAGCATGGGCATACGGGACCGCTGTGGGAACGTCTGATTTGA